A portion of the Granulosicoccus antarcticus IMCC3135 genome contains these proteins:
- a CDS encoding DUF192 domain-containing protein, producing MTQIRLHRAWLDFTFQPAVRYSLSLDGRSIGHCWKAESFLARLRGIKAFDRLESDESLLFERSSCVHGYGMQRALDLVFVDREWQILKVTSLGINRVEKCKGAHAVFELEQGNAVQLGLKEGCRLIPGDAQSSHDLQDGLVRQEGG from the coding sequence GTGACACAGATCCGGTTGCATAGAGCGTGGCTTGATTTCACCTTCCAGCCTGCAGTGCGGTACTCGTTGTCGCTGGATGGCCGATCCATCGGACATTGCTGGAAAGCCGAGTCTTTTCTGGCTCGTCTACGTGGCATCAAAGCATTCGATCGGCTCGAAAGCGATGAATCCTTGTTGTTCGAGCGTAGTTCCTGCGTACACGGTTACGGAATGCAGCGAGCGCTTGATCTGGTGTTTGTGGATCGCGAATGGCAGATACTGAAAGTCACATCACTCGGGATCAACAGAGTAGAGAAATGCAAGGGCGCCCATGCCGTGTTCGAACTCGAACAGGGGAATGCCGTACAACTCGGGCTGAAAGAAGGATGTCGCTTGATACCTGGTGACGCCCAATCGTCGCACGATCTGCAAGATGGGTTGGTTCGACAGGAAGGTGGATGA
- a CDS encoding tetratricopeptide repeat protein has protein sequence MTGMKIMVMIRLRRLLPLVLLSCSLVGCAIPGTAPGNGGAMSGADGKSVLSSEALFALSAKADIAYRGQRWPEAASHYQQLTEAVPKDAWSWFRLGNVRTQQGQYEAAIQAYSVSIGREGKAAKPWFNLSTVYLLNARKALLQAAQFLASDDPAHVSISSRIDAIDAAVVSASVDVSTTSLEQNEASGVVFDAPVEQFAESASGWTPAGTGLSER, from the coding sequence ATGACTGGCATGAAAATCATGGTTATGATCAGGCTCCGGCGTTTACTTCCGCTTGTCCTTCTGTCTTGCTCTCTGGTTGGCTGTGCCATTCCCGGTACAGCGCCGGGTAATGGTGGGGCGATGTCCGGCGCAGATGGTAAGTCTGTGCTATCAAGCGAGGCCCTTTTTGCGCTATCAGCAAAGGCTGATATTGCTTATCGTGGGCAACGCTGGCCAGAAGCTGCGTCTCATTATCAGCAACTGACAGAGGCGGTGCCGAAGGATGCCTGGAGTTGGTTTCGTCTGGGCAACGTTCGCACACAGCAGGGGCAGTATGAAGCAGCGATTCAGGCTTATAGCGTCTCGATCGGACGTGAAGGCAAGGCCGCCAAGCCCTGGTTCAATCTGTCGACTGTCTATTTGTTGAATGCGCGAAAAGCACTGCTTCAAGCAGCTCAATTTCTGGCATCCGATGATCCGGCCCATGTCTCGATCAGCTCGCGTATTGATGCAATCGATGCAGCCGTTGTGAGTGCAAGCGTGGATGTGTCGACCACTTCATTGGAGCAAAACGAGGCTAGCGGCGTTGTGTTCGATGCTCCGGTAGAGCAATTTGCTGAGTCTGCCTCTGGCTGGACTCCGGCGGGTACCGGGTTGTCTGAGCGTTGA
- a CDS encoding AHH domain-containing protein, with the protein MQNGLIRTARAWHGLTFSRQRRHRMNGSSSRLRQRGSLSEMAIAIPVLLLLGLSTLQGSLIYHGKSTLNYATFEAARTGAVHHGQEGAMRHELGIRLAPLQGGDGSTERAATAILMARTLVENRLQTRIRIVNPTADAFSDWGFDDPDSGELMIPNSHLRHQPNSIGSTSGVTLRDANLLKIEVTHGLELKVPLVGALLAKTLMLFDPENTVFYAQNQLPLKSVATVRMQSPAWKSAITEAADHVAVAESDSAALIEEGDTDGAGEGNDPTGEEEHGGDTSDEQADGSDDGDDLEPTDGSDQNDGDKEEDAEDEIACETSWDDERYQSADEGNWWNPLDWGDEIKAAAAVVWDFFSGLVAGMGEQVSDLLELIKDPSVMLDIAKAFIDDPKGVIEGMLTELGADVDKLMQCGPGDIGQLVGQSLNPALAIRIVGRLAGSTRLGRYADDLEAREVCASFPAGTPIWTPEGSVFIEVLKTGDVVDARDEQTLLNAPQRITATHGRVAEGYHRIETELGVIEATSEHPFWVQGKGWVEAKAIAWEDPIATASGDVVAYSNTYVEEATPVFNFSVESTPSYFAGEMGLWVHNAGPCRIPWTQPLPNFPNVTLRGIRTPNLFTGSPTRTQSLLRDRMALHYNLQSNSNLPSNARWQAHHVIPFEFRNNPMLNRLGIDINSIDNGIPLPCSSGTCSAIHNGSHSRYSAAVRQFLQDVEKMNVSDSVKRDVLIRGIEESREGLAKNNPPLRNSDGATVQQWNDVFNDVLEEYAEET; encoded by the coding sequence ATGCAAAATGGACTAATCAGAACTGCCCGAGCGTGGCACGGACTGACGTTTTCAAGGCAACGTCGGCACCGTATGAATGGAAGCTCCTCTCGCTTGCGCCAACGAGGCTCACTGAGCGAGATGGCAATCGCGATTCCAGTGCTGCTGTTGCTGGGACTGTCAACGCTCCAGGGTAGCCTGATCTATCACGGCAAGTCGACGCTGAATTACGCCACGTTTGAAGCCGCTCGGACCGGTGCAGTACATCATGGCCAGGAAGGGGCGATGCGTCATGAGCTCGGTATCCGTCTGGCGCCGCTACAAGGCGGGGACGGCAGTACCGAACGGGCAGCCACGGCGATTCTGATGGCTCGTACCCTGGTTGAGAATCGTCTGCAGACACGAATCCGCATAGTCAACCCGACTGCTGATGCGTTCAGTGACTGGGGATTTGATGATCCGGATTCGGGTGAGCTCATGATCCCGAACAGTCATCTACGTCACCAACCGAATAGCATCGGCAGTACATCGGGGGTAACGCTGCGTGATGCGAATCTGCTTAAGATCGAGGTGACACATGGTTTAGAGCTGAAGGTACCACTGGTCGGCGCGCTGCTGGCGAAGACTCTGATGCTGTTTGATCCGGAGAACACAGTGTTCTACGCGCAGAACCAGCTTCCGTTGAAATCGGTGGCGACGGTGCGGATGCAGTCACCGGCCTGGAAGTCGGCGATCACAGAGGCGGCAGATCATGTTGCAGTAGCGGAGAGTGATAGTGCGGCGTTGATAGAGGAAGGTGATACTGACGGGGCGGGTGAGGGGAATGATCCGACGGGTGAAGAGGAACATGGTGGAGACACCTCCGACGAACAGGCTGACGGATCAGACGACGGTGATGACCTTGAGCCGACCGACGGCTCGGATCAGAACGATGGCGATAAAGAGGAAGACGCCGAGGATGAGATTGCGTGTGAGACTAGTTGGGATGATGAGCGCTACCAGAGTGCGGATGAGGGTAATTGGTGGAACCCACTGGATTGGGGGGATGAGATAAAAGCTGCGGCAGCGGTTGTTTGGGATTTCTTTTCAGGGCTGGTAGCAGGGATGGGCGAACAGGTCAGTGATCTGCTGGAACTGATCAAGGACCCGAGTGTGATGCTCGATATCGCCAAAGCGTTCATCGATGACCCTAAAGGTGTGATCGAGGGGATGCTGACTGAACTAGGGGCGGATGTCGACAAATTGATGCAATGCGGTCCAGGGGATATCGGACAGCTGGTCGGTCAGAGCCTCAATCCAGCACTGGCGATTCGTATCGTGGGTCGTCTGGCAGGGAGCACTCGTCTGGGGCGCTATGCTGATGATCTAGAAGCGCGCGAGGTGTGCGCCAGCTTTCCCGCTGGCACGCCGATATGGACCCCGGAGGGATCGGTTTTCATTGAAGTGCTGAAAACAGGGGATGTTGTTGATGCTCGCGATGAGCAGACACTGTTGAACGCACCCCAGCGCATAACAGCCACCCATGGGCGCGTAGCTGAGGGCTATCACCGTATCGAGACCGAACTCGGGGTGATTGAGGCAACATCTGAACATCCTTTCTGGGTGCAGGGCAAGGGATGGGTTGAAGCGAAGGCGATTGCTTGGGAAGACCCGATTGCCACAGCGTCAGGCGATGTTGTTGCCTACAGCAACACCTACGTCGAGGAAGCGACACCGGTTTTCAACTTTTCGGTTGAGTCAACGCCCAGCTACTTTGCCGGGGAGATGGGGCTGTGGGTACACAACGCGGGACCGTGCCGAATTCCCTGGACGCAGCCACTGCCGAATTTTCCAAACGTGACACTGCGTGGGATTCGGACGCCGAATTTGTTTACAGGGTCACCGACCAGAACCCAAAGTCTGCTCAGAGACCGTATGGCACTTCATTACAACCTACAATCCAACAGCAATCTGCCATCGAATGCCCGATGGCAGGCACATCATGTCATTCCTTTTGAATTTCGGAATAACCCCATGCTTAATCGGCTTGGAATAGATATTAATTCGATTGACAATGGAATCCCGCTACCATGTTCTTCAGGAACATGTAGCGCCATTCACAATGGTTCTCACAGTCGCTATAGTGCTGCAGTTCGTCAATTTTTGCAGGATGTCGAAAAAATGAATGTCAGCGATTCTGTCAAAAGAGACGTTCTCATTCGAGGGATAGAAGAATCAAGGGAAGGTTTGGCGAAAAACAACCCTCCATTGCGGAACTCTGATGGTGCGACTGTGCAGCAGTGGAATGACGTATTCAACGATGTACTGGAAGAGTATGCAGAGGAGACATGA
- a CDS encoding non-ribosomal peptide synthetase, whose amino-acid sequence MESSSALSFWATATSQQIDPLEIPCDRPRLKISDNLTTANVEVPFTRSIKLIDQIATQCNVSPEVVCQAVYSILLYRYTGKSLLRIGYLHSAPASNINTETTPRVCFPLITRISAEDSAREHIEQLSQAFSKGEILSLENFETVAQKLAPQGAATSTSPCEIALSYGNTPAYNHSDDTLELLLSVIRQDDEAILNIRYLTALFNKETITRLTSHYEHLLEAVASAPDTLVSQLKMLGTAERDYLLHELNDTTRPYPSNSTIVDLFATQARLCPDSIAVRGPNEHSLTYQQLDEASNQLAHYLNEKNVQKADRIGLYLERDTTLMIALFGVMKSGASYVPLDPMFPKDRLNFMVQDSSAKYVLTQPSLVDGAPCSQAQTLVLDDSLEVLQDQSNEPIQLSSAQSEAYAIYTSGSTGVPKGVMIAHQGLTNFLVSILDAPGVTKNDRMLAVTTLSFDISIIELFAPLLVGAQVILASREQAMSPELLSARIKSVDANYISATPATWKMLLDNEWSGSSTMKALCGGEALTRDLADRLTASCKELWNMYGPTETTVYSTTEKIEPGNGSITVGRPIANTTLYVLDESMNVVPVSVPGELYIGGDGVAEGYLNRDELTAERFVADPFQATGTRMYRTGDAARWLANGYLEVQGRLDEQVKLRGFRIELGEIRARLVESLEIRDATVIVREDTPGEAKLVAYLVPELQTNSFSTGELRATLKRTLPEYMVPEAWVILDNLPQTPNGKVDRKQLPVPDQSILLTSENLVAPGNDSEEQIALIWKEALRLEQVGVHNSFFELGGQSIQAANLVAKLQDRLNLSIPLLDIFQGTTIASLARRLDGEEVDQAVQQYCRLITSPVDKQPVFMVGSNPLFSLACARLEGQHPVYQVDSYALQIERRLAGKRLLKSIEELSTELLLEIKKVQPQGPYLIGGGCEGALIAFEIALQLQRQGQEVEKLMNWHTAAPGPDLTTDFGEPPLRALRWCKWRFKTVLQDGSIKNLGLKGFKELLRHEFVEYSLFTAMYSYKINGKFNGSMDMVVLTQMEEENDFSERTMGWKNHLTGRVSFYELGGTHDTWLEDNAEGFSEFLYKTLVPA is encoded by the coding sequence ATGGAAAGCTCCTCTGCGTTGTCCTTTTGGGCAACTGCGACAAGCCAGCAGATAGACCCGCTGGAGATTCCCTGCGACCGACCTCGCCTCAAAATCTCAGACAATCTGACAACAGCAAATGTCGAGGTGCCCTTCACCCGCTCAATCAAACTGATTGATCAAATTGCGACTCAATGTAACGTATCGCCTGAAGTAGTCTGTCAAGCCGTGTATTCGATTCTCTTGTACCGGTACACCGGTAAATCACTGCTGCGTATTGGCTACCTGCACAGCGCCCCCGCTTCCAATATCAATACGGAGACAACGCCCAGAGTCTGCTTTCCCCTGATCACCAGAATCAGTGCTGAAGACAGCGCCAGAGAGCATATAGAACAGTTGTCACAGGCATTCTCCAAAGGAGAAATCCTGTCGTTGGAAAATTTCGAAACTGTTGCGCAAAAGCTTGCTCCTCAAGGGGCCGCCACATCGACATCACCCTGTGAAATAGCACTGAGCTATGGGAACACGCCGGCATATAACCATAGTGACGACACCTTGGAGCTGCTCCTGTCGGTAATACGACAAGATGATGAGGCAATACTGAACATTCGTTATCTGACGGCGCTATTCAACAAGGAGACAATCACTCGCCTGACAAGCCATTACGAACACTTGCTTGAGGCCGTGGCGTCGGCTCCCGACACCCTTGTTTCGCAATTGAAAATGCTGGGAACAGCCGAGCGTGATTACCTGCTCCATGAATTGAATGATACGACACGCCCGTACCCCTCGAACTCGACAATAGTGGATCTGTTCGCAACGCAGGCACGCCTATGCCCAGATTCGATTGCTGTTCGAGGGCCGAATGAGCATTCGCTGACCTACCAGCAACTGGATGAGGCATCCAATCAGCTTGCGCATTACCTGAATGAAAAGAACGTACAGAAAGCGGACCGGATCGGTCTTTATCTGGAACGAGACACCACGCTGATGATCGCTTTATTTGGCGTGATGAAAAGCGGAGCCTCCTATGTACCTCTGGATCCGATGTTCCCGAAAGATCGGCTCAACTTCATGGTTCAGGATTCGTCGGCAAAATATGTACTGACGCAACCTTCTCTTGTGGATGGCGCTCCATGTTCACAGGCGCAAACACTTGTGCTGGATGACTCATTGGAGGTTCTGCAGGATCAGTCCAATGAACCAATCCAGCTGTCATCCGCGCAGAGCGAAGCCTACGCTATCTACACCTCTGGCTCTACCGGCGTCCCCAAGGGAGTCATGATCGCCCACCAGGGGTTGACCAATTTTCTCGTATCGATACTGGACGCACCGGGTGTGACGAAAAACGATCGGATGCTGGCCGTCACGACGCTTTCGTTTGATATATCCATTATCGAGTTATTTGCACCGCTACTGGTCGGGGCGCAAGTGATACTGGCAAGCCGCGAGCAGGCAATGTCCCCGGAGCTGCTTTCGGCTCGAATCAAGTCCGTTGATGCCAACTACATCTCGGCCACACCCGCTACCTGGAAAATGCTACTGGATAATGAATGGTCTGGTTCCTCGACCATGAAGGCCTTGTGCGGCGGGGAAGCACTCACCCGTGATCTGGCAGATCGCCTCACCGCTTCCTGCAAAGAGCTGTGGAACATGTATGGCCCAACCGAGACAACTGTCTATTCAACAACAGAAAAAATAGAGCCGGGAAATGGATCTATCACCGTTGGACGGCCTATTGCGAACACCACACTTTACGTCTTGGACGAATCCATGAATGTCGTGCCTGTAAGCGTACCAGGTGAGCTGTATATCGGCGGTGATGGCGTCGCCGAAGGGTATCTGAACCGGGATGAACTGACCGCCGAACGATTTGTGGCTGATCCCTTTCAGGCAACGGGTACCCGTATGTACAGAACTGGAGACGCCGCTCGGTGGCTTGCCAATGGATACCTGGAGGTGCAAGGACGGTTGGATGAGCAAGTTAAGCTGCGCGGATTCCGAATTGAGCTGGGGGAGATTCGCGCAAGACTGGTCGAAAGCCTTGAGATACGTGATGCCACTGTGATTGTGCGAGAGGACACACCTGGCGAGGCCAAGCTGGTCGCCTATCTGGTCCCGGAACTTCAGACCAATAGCTTTTCAACAGGAGAGTTGCGGGCAACGCTCAAGAGAACCTTGCCTGAATATATGGTGCCCGAAGCATGGGTGATTCTGGATAATTTGCCGCAAACCCCCAACGGCAAAGTTGACCGGAAGCAACTGCCCGTGCCAGACCAGAGTATTCTACTGACAAGCGAAAATCTGGTCGCTCCAGGCAACGACTCTGAAGAGCAGATAGCCCTGATCTGGAAAGAAGCACTGCGACTGGAACAAGTGGGCGTTCACAATAGCTTCTTTGAACTCGGCGGACAGTCAATTCAAGCTGCAAACCTGGTTGCCAAACTACAAGACAGACTCAATTTGAGCATACCTTTGCTGGATATTTTTCAAGGAACAACGATCGCATCACTCGCGCGTCGGCTCGATGGTGAAGAGGTCGACCAAGCCGTACAACAATATTGCCGCCTGATTACATCACCGGTTGATAAACAGCCGGTCTTCATGGTGGGCAGTAACCCACTATTCAGCCTCGCCTGCGCCAGACTGGAAGGCCAGCATCCGGTGTATCAAGTGGATTCCTACGCTTTGCAGATTGAACGCAGATTAGCAGGCAAGCGTTTGTTAAAAAGTATTGAAGAACTGTCGACGGAATTGCTGCTCGAAATAAAAAAGGTTCAGCCACAGGGGCCGTATCTGATTGGGGGTGGCTGTGAAGGTGCGTTAATAGCCTTTGAGATCGCATTACAACTTCAACGTCAGGGACAAGAGGTTGAGAAACTGATGAACTGGCATACTGCAGCGCCTGGCCCGGATCTGACGACGGACTTTGGTGAACCTCCACTCAGAGCGCTGAGGTGGTGTAAGTGGCGATTCAAGACTGTGCTACAGGATGGCTCAATAAAAAACCTCGGACTCAAGGGCTTCAAAGAGCTGCTCAGACACGAGTTTGTTGAATACTCACTTTTTACGGCCATGTACAGCTACAAAATCAACGGGAAATTCAATGGCAGCATGGATATGGTTGTATTGACGCAGATGGAAGAAGAGAACGATTTCAGTGAACGAACCATGGGTTGGAAAAATCACCTGACAGGCCGGGTAAGCTTCTATGAATTGGGCGGAACACACGACACATGGCTTGAGGATAACGCCGAAGGCTTTAGTGAATTTCTGTACAAGACACTGGTGCCTGCCTGA
- a CDS encoding DUF6502 family protein, whose translation MSETLKLSLAKSVVSILRPMIRLLIRFEVTHLELSELVRQTYVEVADRDFAIEGEEMTISRVAVLTGLSRKEVVRLRNLLDESTTSLKQKPNRAQRVVQGWLADKEFLDRKRNPRVLPIKGHKSSFVTLVKRYSGDITYGAVLEELNRSGVTSQPDEYSVALVNPAYIPHADDLDQVRILSMCVADLFWTGVSNVDADPGDKMFQRQVTYNLLDECSAHDFKVYSTEKAAELIADLNKFLAKKREQAGKKTYGKSKRVGMGIYYLEETQMSMNDSNKDKEER comes from the coding sequence ATGAGCGAGACTCTCAAGTTATCGCTGGCTAAGTCTGTGGTCAGTATTCTGCGCCCGATGATTCGGTTGCTCATACGATTCGAGGTTACTCACCTTGAACTCAGTGAGCTGGTTCGCCAAACCTATGTAGAAGTGGCCGACAGGGACTTCGCCATAGAAGGCGAGGAGATGACGATATCAAGGGTTGCTGTGCTGACCGGATTGAGCCGCAAGGAAGTGGTGCGATTGCGCAATCTGCTCGATGAAAGCACTACCAGTCTCAAGCAGAAGCCTAATCGCGCGCAAAGAGTGGTGCAAGGCTGGTTGGCTGACAAGGAATTTCTGGACCGGAAGCGTAATCCCAGGGTTTTACCTATCAAAGGACATAAATCCAGTTTTGTGACGTTGGTCAAACGCTACAGTGGCGATATAACTTATGGTGCAGTGCTCGAAGAGCTGAACCGGTCTGGCGTCACCAGTCAGCCTGATGAATACAGCGTAGCGCTGGTGAATCCAGCCTATATTCCTCACGCGGATGATCTGGATCAGGTGAGAATACTGTCCATGTGCGTTGCCGATTTGTTCTGGACAGGGGTGTCCAATGTTGATGCCGACCCGGGTGACAAAATGTTTCAACGACAAGTCACTTATAACTTGCTGGATGAGTGCAGCGCGCACGATTTCAAGGTGTACTCTACAGAGAAGGCGGCTGAGCTCATCGCGGATTTGAACAAGTTTCTGGCGAAGAAGCGTGAACAGGCCGGGAAAAAAACTTACGGAAAGTCGAAGCGGGTTGGTATGGGAATCTACTATCTTGAAGAAACCCAAATGTCGATGAACGACAGTAACAAGGATAAAGAAGAGCGGTGA
- a CDS encoding fibronectin type III domain-containing protein encodes MKLFARLLLLLAMASLVGCNFEEPSDESGVVGTGITFRGTISEQQQLADNEIEIRAQSGERTTAIIGNDGQYSAEGALGSGPWLIRSSLGNDNYHYGVAYPEAIAHIHSYTDVVLRSWFLGRYDISDIDAAFESADTLPELPSADQFTDLAGLYLRLVEFVLEDYGLTGKQLLSEPFRADDTGVDLFLDLNPVFVDENGGRQITIVITDPASKIQTSTNADILLGVVEGVSDTQPPSMPSDLRVLNGVSGEPVLVWEPSTDNTVVIGYDVLRDGQLIATTPYPVYTDTGASAAAFHFYEVQSIDTAGNRSAAAQVSTDSVVDGGGEALSTPVNVVSVVSTTQRVELSWTQDRIDVVAGFNIYRGPSVDTLSSLPLVRVSSTSVTDATISAGQEYWYAVTAVDARGNESPQSEPLRVLTTGIALTPPESSPQTVPALAGLNVPDTEAMSCDAVFPTYNIDTELTPAAGCYQVEGDIVVDNFGVLKLQPGVVLKFAAGSKLLIGTHGRLVSEGSDDNPVVLTGQRLVEGWWWGVEFNHSDDSRNIISRTVIEYHGSNTEAAAGIALVSSTNDSSRLRVENSLIRYGGWSGIDISGLDAKLDSFKGNLVTQNRRAATTDYTSLSAFNDDSSFIDNDLNRLVVVGASIDEDVVFDDIGLPLQIGAINQVRGTIIINAGVKMYFIGGDVFIVRGNLAIRGTANNPVVLTSINETPGSWKGLQLVEGANAEISNVIIENGGMIGSRSPEGSNLFANDARMSLENVTLRSSSSYGYHETGNQVTIDRADNINIVDNARVDVVSLVERNGS; translated from the coding sequence ATGAAATTATTCGCAAGGCTGTTGTTGCTTCTGGCTATGGCGTCGCTGGTAGGCTGTAATTTCGAGGAACCATCGGATGAGTCTGGCGTGGTCGGTACCGGTATCACTTTTCGCGGTACGATCAGTGAACAGCAGCAGCTTGCCGACAATGAAATTGAAATCAGAGCGCAGTCAGGTGAACGAACAACAGCAATAATTGGCAATGACGGGCAATACTCTGCTGAGGGGGCACTCGGTTCAGGGCCCTGGCTGATCAGAAGTAGTCTGGGCAATGACAACTACCACTATGGTGTTGCGTATCCTGAGGCCATTGCGCACATCCACAGCTATACCGACGTGGTGCTTCGCAGCTGGTTTCTCGGGCGCTACGATATCAGTGATATCGATGCCGCTTTTGAATCCGCTGACACACTGCCGGAGTTGCCGTCAGCCGATCAATTCACGGACTTGGCCGGGCTGTACCTTCGCCTTGTGGAGTTTGTGCTTGAAGACTATGGCTTGACTGGCAAACAATTGTTGTCCGAGCCATTCCGTGCGGATGATACCGGTGTTGATCTGTTTCTGGATCTGAACCCCGTGTTTGTTGATGAAAATGGCGGAAGACAAATCACTATTGTGATAACTGACCCTGCCAGCAAGATTCAGACGTCAACCAATGCAGACATATTGCTAGGTGTCGTGGAGGGGGTAAGTGACACACAGCCGCCATCCATGCCATCAGATCTAAGAGTATTGAATGGTGTTTCCGGTGAGCCAGTGCTCGTTTGGGAGCCGTCTACAGATAACACCGTAGTTATTGGCTATGATGTTTTGCGAGACGGTCAACTCATAGCAACGACGCCTTACCCTGTCTATACGGACACTGGGGCATCTGCAGCCGCATTTCACTTCTATGAAGTGCAATCCATAGACACTGCCGGCAACCGATCGGCAGCGGCTCAAGTCAGCACCGACAGTGTTGTCGATGGGGGTGGTGAAGCTCTGTCAACACCTGTCAATGTTGTTTCAGTGGTGTCGACTACGCAACGTGTAGAGCTGAGTTGGACTCAGGATAGGATCGATGTTGTGGCTGGGTTCAATATCTATCGAGGACCCAGCGTCGATACGCTGTCCTCGTTACCACTGGTGAGGGTAAGCAGCACCAGTGTGACTGACGCTACGATATCAGCTGGTCAAGAGTACTGGTATGCGGTAACTGCTGTTGACGCTCGTGGTAACGAATCCCCGCAAAGTGAGCCGCTGCGTGTATTGACCACAGGCATTGCACTTACTCCACCGGAGTCTTCACCGCAAACGGTACCTGCGTTAGCGGGATTGAATGTTCCCGATACGGAGGCGATGAGTTGCGACGCTGTTTTTCCGACTTATAACATCGATACTGAGCTGACGCCTGCAGCTGGTTGCTACCAGGTTGAAGGCGATATTGTTGTAGACAACTTTGGCGTGCTGAAGCTTCAGCCAGGTGTTGTTCTCAAATTTGCAGCAGGCAGCAAATTACTCATCGGAACCCATGGCCGCCTGGTATCGGAAGGTTCTGATGACAATCCTGTTGTTTTGACAGGTCAGCGTCTTGTCGAAGGGTGGTGGTGGGGTGTCGAGTTCAACCACAGTGATGACTCTAGAAATATAATCAGTCGCACCGTCATCGAATATCATGGCAGCAACACCGAAGCGGCGGCAGGCATAGCTCTGGTTTCCTCGACAAATGACTCTTCACGGCTACGTGTGGAAAATTCATTGATTCGTTACGGCGGATGGAGTGGTATTGATATCTCGGGGCTGGATGCAAAGCTGGATTCATTCAAAGGCAATCTTGTCACCCAGAATCGCCGTGCTGCAACTACCGACTACACCTCTCTGTCGGCGTTTAATGATGATAGTAGTTTTATAGATAACGACCTTAACCGGCTAGTCGTTGTAGGTGCTTCGATTGATGAGGATGTTGTTTTTGACGATATTGGACTTCCGCTACAAATAGGTGCTATCAATCAGGTACGCGGTACCATCATTATCAATGCGGGTGTGAAGATGTATTTTATTGGGGGGGATGTGTTTATCGTGCGTGGGAATCTTGCAATAAGAGGCACTGCCAATAATCCCGTGGTGTTGACGTCAATAAATGAAACACCAGGTAGCTGGAAAGGCTTGCAGCTTGTCGAAGGTGCAAACGCAGAAATCAGTAATGTCATCATCGAAAATGGTGGCATGATCGGTAGTAGAAGTCCGGAAGGGTCCAACCTGTTCGCCAACGATGCCAGAATGTCTCTTGAAAACGTGACGCTGCGTTCAAGCTCATCGTATGGGTATCATGAAACAGGGAATCAAGTGACGATAGACAGGGCTGATAATATCAATATTGTCGACAATGCAAGGGTAGATGTCGTGAGTCTCGTTGAGCGTAATGGTTCATGA
- a CDS encoding nucleoside hydrolase, which yields MADKCEIIIDTDPGQDDAIAILLALASPELDVLGITAVAGNVPLTLTTSNICKVCELASRSNTKVYVGSDRPIKRELFTAEYVHGATGLNGTQLPEPSMALQEQHAVDFIIETILSRPNKSVTLCTLGPLTNIGKALSKAPEIAPRIKELVMMGGGLFEGGNVTPVAEFNIYVDPEAAKLTFDAGIPIVVMPLDVTHKTLTTKSRIDAFRALGTKVGTASAEWLDFFERFDEEKYGTDGGPLHDPNVIAYLLKPELYSGRHINVEIETESALTVGMTVADYWRVTDRPRNAIWMTEVDSDGFFDLILERLAVFA from the coding sequence GTGGCCGATAAGTGCGAAATAATCATCGATACCGATCCTGGGCAAGATGATGCAATTGCTATCTTGTTGGCTTTGGCAAGCCCCGAACTTGATGTGCTTGGCATTACAGCCGTTGCGGGTAATGTGCCACTGACGTTGACAACCAGCAACATTTGCAAAGTGTGCGAACTGGCGAGTAGGTCGAACACCAAGGTGTACGTTGGTTCAGACCGACCGATCAAGCGCGAACTATTTACCGCTGAGTATGTGCACGGTGCTACGGGATTAAATGGTACTCAACTGCCTGAGCCCAGCATGGCATTACAAGAGCAGCACGCGGTTGACTTCATTATAGAAACCATACTGTCTCGGCCGAACAAGTCAGTGACTCTTTGCACGCTTGGGCCATTGACGAATATAGGCAAAGCGCTCTCCAAGGCGCCTGAAATTGCCCCTCGTATTAAAGAGTTAGTGATGATGGGTGGCGGCTTGTTTGAAGGTGGCAACGTGACGCCTGTTGCTGAGTTCAATATCTACGTAGATCCTGAGGCGGCCAAGCTGACCTTTGATGCCGGAATTCCTATCGTAGTGATGCCATTGGATGTCACGCACAAGACGTTAACTACAAAGTCACGAATCGATGCATTTCGGGCGCTAGGAACCAAAGTGGGAACAGCCTCTGCCGAATGGTTGGATTTTTTCGAGCGATTTGATGAGGAAAAGTACGGTACCGATGGTGGACCGCTTCATGATCCTAATGTCATTGCCTATCTTTTGAAGCCTGAGCTATATTCTGGTCGCCACATCAATGTGGAAATCGAGACTGAATCTGCATTGACCGTTGGTATGACCGTAGCGGACTATTGGCGTGTTACCGACAGGCCTCGAAACGCGATCTGGATGACTGAGGTGGATAGCGATGGTTTTTTCGATTTGATTTTAGAGCGTCTTGCGGTGTTTGCATAG